A DNA window from Candidatus Sulfidibacterium hydrothermale contains the following coding sequences:
- a CDS encoding transposase: MATRRQFKMTTAERRRRHFSDSFKIQKVREIETGKTKVSEISKQYEVTTTNVYRWLNKFGTMKDKKEKLIIETDSDTRQLLELKKKVAELERIIGQKQILIDFKDKMIELAEETYGVDIKKKFSTRPSNISGTTENNTDTA, from the coding sequence ATGGCAACAAGAAGACAATTTAAAATGACCACCGCCGAGCGAAGGCGTCGTCATTTCAGCGACAGTTTCAAGATTCAAAAAGTCAGGGAAATAGAAACAGGCAAAACAAAAGTTTCCGAAATTAGCAAACAATATGAAGTAACCACTACTAACGTTTATCGGTGGTTAAACAAATTCGGAACTATGAAAGACAAGAAAGAGAAACTTATTATTGAAACAGATAGTGACACAAGGCAGCTATTGGAACTCAAAAAGAAAGTAGCAGAACTTGAACGGATAATCGGCCAAAAGCAAATCCTGATTGATTTCAAAGATAAGATGATAGAACTGGCAGAAGAGACCTATGGCGTAGATATAAAAAAAAAGTTTTCTACCCGACCCTCGAATATTTCTGGCACCACAGAGAACAATACCGATACAGCATGA
- a CDS encoding IS110 family RNA-guided transposase produces MCKVIGIDVSKLTFDVAFQKKDEKFSFFKYSNDAKGFTKFMKIIDKEDLCVMEATGPYYLFLARFLFKQGVKVSVVNPLQIKHFVRMRMVKAKTDKKDALMIALYGQSEQPVLWQPDEPVIMQVQQIHSAIEGLQKQATMLHNQLEAFSRFPDCDKKVMRELRALLKTIKLKIAKLEAGILEKIKIHYANTFNALTSIPGIGPKTAAILIAITNNFQKFDNAKRLSSYVGLVPRIFSSGTSINGKGHITKMGNRYIRKLLYLCSWSAKKHNSQCIALYDRLSEKGKPERVIKIAIANKLLRQAYAIGTKLNKYEENYEKIFAF; encoded by the coding sequence ATGTGCAAAGTTATAGGAATTGATGTATCAAAATTAACTTTTGATGTTGCTTTTCAAAAAAAAGATGAAAAGTTCTCTTTTTTCAAATACAGTAATGATGCCAAAGGGTTTACAAAGTTTATGAAGATTATTGATAAAGAGGATCTCTGTGTAATGGAAGCAACAGGCCCTTATTATCTGTTTTTAGCCCGGTTTCTTTTTAAACAAGGGGTAAAAGTATCCGTAGTTAATCCATTGCAGATTAAACACTTCGTAAGAATGCGAATGGTAAAAGCCAAAACGGATAAAAAAGATGCCCTGATGATCGCTTTATATGGCCAATCAGAACAACCCGTTTTGTGGCAACCCGATGAGCCGGTGATTATGCAGGTTCAGCAAATTCATTCTGCCATTGAAGGTTTGCAAAAACAGGCAACCATGCTTCATAATCAACTGGAAGCATTTTCCCGGTTTCCTGATTGCGACAAGAAAGTAATGCGTGAGTTAAGAGCATTGTTAAAAACGATTAAACTGAAAATAGCTAAACTGGAAGCCGGAATACTTGAAAAAATAAAAATACATTATGCCAATACATTTAATGCGCTGACATCTATTCCGGGTATTGGACCAAAAACAGCGGCCATCCTGATAGCAATTACCAATAACTTTCAAAAATTTGACAATGCTAAGAGATTATCTTCTTACGTAGGGTTGGTTCCCAGGATATTTTCATCAGGGACAAGTATAAACGGAAAAGGACACATTACAAAAATGGGGAACAGATATATACGCAAGCTATTGTATTTATGTTCATGGTCAGCAAAAAAACACAATAGTCAATGTATAGCACTCTATGATAGATTATCAGAAAAAGGAAAGCCCGAAAGAGTTATAAAAATTGCAATTGCAAATAAGTTGTTAAGACAGGCCTATGCTATTGGAACAAAATTGAATAAATACGAAGAAAATTATGAAAAAATATTTGCTTTTTAA
- a CDS encoding methylmalonyl-CoA mutase family protein has translation MKKQTLFGDFSPVSPAQWKEKIIRDLKGADYNKLITLLDEGFDVQPFYQKEHIRDFSFSASGPGNFPFLRGKTGTGNFWRVNQVFQVKEPRQTHEEIENALARGINSVTLVFDDTSPEKQIDPVDFLPFAEHPDVEFHLRGTIPAQWFETGRKKEFPATWKGSVECDPLAWLTKKGDYPEASPFAGMAKMIKAAKSWPGLRVVTVDGTPFHNAGGTTVSEMAFTLAMGSSYLQQLTDQGFPAVEIAEKILFRLAVGSDYFMEIAKLRAFRYLWAQILKAYGVPEEKTAAVIHAESSFRNKTVYDPYVNMLRTTTETMSAIVGGADVVTVLPFDAAFEVPSEMARRIARNQQLILKEESYFDKVADPAAGAYYIENLTAQLIEKSWALFLETDEKGGYPVAFEQGFVQARIEKEARKKDEDLARRKISVLGVNQFPNVTERITAPLDPAVFEPLPVPSGTRAKPLRLYRAAAPFEKLRYVTDVYAQSHQRPRVWLFTLGDLAMRRARAQFAENFFGCAGYEIIDHTGFASAEEGIAAVRKEQPEIVVLCSDDKTYEEVALTVFDALKDQTLLVLAGYPRPLTEQLKAAGMNHFIHVRSNVLETLQQFHQLLGIG, from the coding sequence ATGAAAAAACAAACCTTATTTGGCGATTTTTCTCCCGTTTCACCGGCACAGTGGAAAGAGAAGATCATCCGTGATTTAAAAGGGGCCGATTACAATAAGTTGATTACACTGCTTGACGAAGGTTTTGATGTTCAACCTTTTTATCAGAAAGAGCATATCCGTGATTTTTCATTTTCTGCTTCCGGTCCGGGAAATTTTCCTTTTTTACGCGGGAAAACCGGTACAGGAAATTTTTGGCGTGTAAATCAGGTTTTTCAGGTCAAAGAACCCCGGCAAACCCATGAAGAAATAGAAAATGCCCTGGCTCGTGGAATCAATTCGGTTACGCTTGTTTTTGACGACACATCTCCGGAAAAACAAATTGATCCGGTTGATTTTTTACCTTTTGCCGAGCATCCGGATGTGGAATTTCATTTGCGTGGAACAATTCCGGCGCAGTGGTTTGAAACAGGACGAAAAAAGGAGTTTCCGGCCACCTGGAAAGGTTCGGTGGAATGCGATCCGTTGGCCTGGCTGACGAAAAAAGGAGATTATCCGGAAGCGTCTCCTTTTGCCGGAATGGCAAAAATGATAAAAGCGGCGAAATCATGGCCTGGTTTACGTGTAGTTACCGTAGATGGAACGCCTTTTCATAATGCCGGCGGAACAACTGTCAGCGAGATGGCTTTTACTTTGGCAATGGGGAGCTCTTATTTGCAACAGCTTACTGATCAGGGGTTCCCGGCTGTTGAAATAGCAGAAAAAATACTTTTCAGGCTGGCTGTCGGGTCAGATTATTTTATGGAAATTGCCAAGCTCCGGGCTTTTCGTTATTTGTGGGCACAGATTCTGAAAGCTTACGGAGTACCGGAAGAAAAAACGGCAGCCGTTATTCACGCAGAAAGCTCATTCCGGAATAAAACGGTTTACGATCCTTATGTAAACATGTTGCGAACCACCACCGAAACCATGTCGGCTATTGTGGGAGGGGCTGATGTGGTTACGGTATTGCCTTTTGATGCTGCTTTTGAAGTTCCTTCGGAGATGGCCCGGCGGATTGCCCGTAACCAACAGTTAATTTTAAAGGAAGAATCTTATTTTGATAAAGTGGCTGATCCGGCGGCAGGAGCTTACTATATTGAAAATTTAACAGCGCAGCTTATTGAAAAAAGTTGGGCGTTGTTTCTTGAAACGGATGAAAAAGGCGGATATCCGGTTGCTTTTGAGCAAGGATTTGTTCAGGCGCGGATTGAAAAAGAAGCCCGGAAAAAAGATGAAGATCTTGCCCGCCGTAAAATTTCTGTTCTCGGGGTTAATCAGTTCCCCAATGTTACGGAACGAATCACAGCGCCGCTGGATCCGGCGGTTTTTGAACCTTTGCCGGTACCTTCCGGCACGCGGGCGAAACCATTACGTTTGTACCGGGCTGCTGCTCCTTTCGAAAAACTACGCTACGTCACAGATGTTTATGCCCAAAGTCACCAGCGCCCCCGGGTTTGGTTGTTTACGCTTGGTGATTTGGCCATGAGACGGGCCAGAGCGCAGTTTGCCGAGAATTTTTTCGGCTGTGCCGGTTACGAAATTATTGACCATACCGGGTTCGCTTCTGCCGAAGAAGGCATCGCTGCTGTAAGGAAAGAACAACCGGAAATCGTCGTGCTTTGCAGCGATGATAAAACATATGAAGAGGTAGCCCTGACTGTTTTTGATGCGTTGAAAGATCAAACCCTGCTTGTGCTGGCGGGCTATCCCCGGCCTTTGACAGAACAGTTAAAAGCTGCCGGAATGAATCATTTTATTCATGTACGAAGTAATGTGCTGGAAACCTTGCAACAATTTCATCAGTTGCTGGGGATCGGATAA
- the scpA gene encoding methylmalonyl-CoA mutase, producing MKPNFHSINIFQVPESPSRGNKKEKITSWVPAEKINIKSLYTDNDVAELEHLDFAAGIPPFLRGPYSTMYVTRPWTIRQYAGFSTAEESNAFYRRNLAAGQKGLSVAFDLATHRGYDSDHERVVGDVGKAGVAIDSVLDMKILFDEIPLNKISVSMTMNGAVLPVMAFYIVTALEQGARLDELSGTIQNDILKEFMVRNTYIYPPGPSMRIISDIFKYTAQNMPRFNSISISGYHMQEAGAPADLELAYTLADGLDYIRTGLKSGLKIDDFAPRLSFFWGLGMNHFMEIAKLRAARMLWAKLVKPFRPENPKSMALRTHTQTSGWSLTEQDPFNNVARTCIEALGAALGHTQSLHTNALDEAIALPTDFSARIARNTQIYLQQETGICRTVDPWAGSYYVESLTHEIAHKAWQHIQEVEEMGGMAKAIETGLPKMRIEEAAARKQARIDAKKDIIVGVNKYRLEKEEPLEILEVDNTAVREAQLARLKKLRAERNEAEVQKSLEAITRACETGEGNLLALAVDAAKKRASLGEISYACEKVFGRYKAVIKSISGVYSSEAGDNESFEKARRLADEFAALEGRRPRIMIAKMGQDGHDRGAKVVATGYADIGFDVDIGPLFQTPAEAARQAVENDVHILGVSSLAAGHKTLVPQVIEELKKLGREDIMVIVGGVIPHQDYQFLYDAGVAAIFGPGTVISEAGIQMLELLLAARK from the coding sequence ATGAAACCCAATTTTCATTCCATAAATATTTTTCAGGTTCCTGAAAGCCCATCCCGCGGAAACAAAAAAGAAAAAATAACTTCCTGGGTTCCGGCAGAAAAGATCAACATTAAAAGTCTTTACACCGATAATGATGTTGCCGAACTGGAACATCTGGATTTTGCTGCCGGTATTCCGCCTTTTTTGCGTGGACCGTATTCTACGATGTACGTTACCCGTCCGTGGACCATTCGCCAGTATGCCGGATTTTCTACCGCCGAAGAATCCAATGCTTTTTATCGCAGAAACCTGGCTGCCGGGCAAAAAGGACTTTCTGTGGCTTTCGATCTGGCTACTCATCGCGGTTATGATTCTGATCATGAAAGAGTGGTGGGTGATGTGGGAAAAGCCGGAGTAGCCATCGATTCGGTACTTGATATGAAAATCCTTTTTGATGAAATCCCGCTGAACAAGATCTCTGTTTCCATGACCATGAATGGTGCCGTATTGCCGGTAATGGCTTTTTATATTGTTACGGCACTGGAGCAGGGAGCCCGGTTAGATGAACTTTCCGGAACCATCCAAAACGACATTTTGAAAGAATTCATGGTGCGGAATACATACATTTATCCTCCCGGACCTTCCATGCGGATTATCTCGGATATCTTTAAATATACTGCTCAAAACATGCCACGGTTTAACAGTATTTCCATTTCGGGATATCATATGCAGGAAGCGGGTGCTCCCGCCGATTTGGAATTGGCTTATACTTTGGCAGATGGTTTGGATTACATCCGTACCGGATTAAAATCCGGATTAAAGATTGATGATTTTGCACCACGGCTCTCTTTTTTCTGGGGGTTGGGAATGAATCATTTCATGGAAATTGCCAAACTCCGTGCTGCCCGTATGTTGTGGGCCAAGCTGGTGAAACCGTTTCGTCCGGAGAATCCCAAATCCATGGCACTGCGTACCCATACGCAGACTTCGGGTTGGAGCCTTACCGAGCAGGATCCGTTCAATAACGTGGCCCGTACTTGCATTGAAGCGTTGGGTGCTGCGTTGGGTCATACCCAATCGTTGCATACCAATGCGCTGGATGAAGCCATTGCTTTGCCTACGGATTTTTCAGCCCGTATTGCCCGGAATACCCAGATTTACCTGCAACAGGAAACCGGTATTTGCCGGACGGTAGATCCGTGGGCGGGATCTTATTACGTGGAAAGCCTGACCCACGAAATTGCACACAAAGCCTGGCAACATATTCAGGAAGTGGAAGAAATGGGCGGAATGGCCAAAGCCATTGAGACGGGCTTACCTAAAATGCGGATTGAAGAAGCAGCAGCCCGGAAGCAGGCCCGGATTGATGCAAAAAAAGATATCATTGTGGGAGTAAATAAATATCGCCTCGAGAAAGAAGAACCGCTGGAGATTCTGGAAGTGGATAATACGGCTGTTCGCGAAGCGCAGCTGGCCCGTTTGAAAAAGTTGCGGGCCGAAAGAAACGAAGCGGAAGTCCAAAAAAGCCTGGAGGCCATTACCCGGGCCTGTGAAACAGGCGAAGGAAATTTATTGGCTTTGGCGGTGGATGCCGCAAAAAAACGTGCCAGTCTCGGAGAAATTTCGTATGCTTGCGAAAAAGTTTTTGGGAGGTACAAAGCAGTGATAAAATCCATCTCCGGTGTTTATTCTTCAGAAGCCGGCGACAACGAATCTTTTGAAAAAGCCCGTCGTCTGGCTGATGAATTTGCTGCCCTGGAAGGCCGTCGTCCACGGATTATGATTGCCAAAATGGGACAAGACGGACACGACCGGGGGGCTAAAGTGGTGGCTACCGGCTATGCCGATATCGGTTTTGACGTGGACATTGGCCCCCTGTTTCAAACCCCGGCAGAAGCAGCCCGCCAGGCAGTAGAAAATGATGTACATATTTTAGGAGTGTCCAGCCTGGCTGCAGGCCATAAAACCTTGGTTCCCCAGGTAATTGAAGAACTAAAAAAATTGGGACGCGAAGACATTATGGTGATTGTGGGCGGTGTAATTCCCCATCAGGATTATCAGTTTCTGTACGATGCCGGCGTAGCAGCTATTTTTGGTCCGGGCACGGTCATTTCGGAAGCCGGTATCCAGATGCTGGAACTCTTACTGGCAGCCCGGAAATAA
- the hydA gene encoding dihydropyrimidinase produces MKILIKNGMLVTAERTFAADIFVEDGKISRIENPGTLSVSAEKTIDATGLLIFPGGIDPHVHMHLPTPAGFSSDDFYSGSRAALAGGTTTLIDFVTPHRGEPLKEALEKRKAEAASCLTDYAFHMSPVEWRQHLPEEIKACITEEGIPSFKVYMAYKDSIGLEDDALQKVFYAVAEAGGMVTAHCELGDEIEQLRRDYVQNGQTTPEYHPLSRPAELEAGAVEKAIAMAARANCPFYIVHVSAAGSLEFIRQAQQRKQPVFAESCPHYLLLDDSRYKGSFEQTAPYVLSPPLRKKSDNRALWQALSDGTIQSMGTDHCPFMMEQKRNGLHDFRKIANGAGSVEHRLTLLYTYGVLQNKISLNRFVELISTRPAKIFGLYPQKGALLPGADADIVIWNPEKEKTISAQNHMMHCDTDIYEGFKTTGAPEYVLSSGHVVVENGTWKGKAEPGRFLRRKL; encoded by the coding sequence ATGAAAATTCTCATTAAAAACGGCATGCTGGTAACCGCTGAACGTACTTTTGCAGCGGATATTTTTGTTGAAGACGGAAAGATCAGCCGGATAGAGAATCCGGGTACGCTTTCTGTTTCGGCCGAAAAAACCATTGATGCCACCGGCTTGTTAATTTTTCCGGGGGGTATCGATCCGCATGTTCATATGCACCTGCCTACACCGGCAGGTTTTTCCAGTGATGACTTTTATTCGGGCAGCCGGGCTGCGCTGGCAGGCGGCACCACTACACTGATTGATTTTGTTACCCCACATCGTGGTGAGCCGTTAAAAGAAGCGCTGGAAAAAAGAAAGGCAGAAGCGGCCTCTTGTCTGACCGATTATGCTTTTCACATGAGTCCGGTGGAGTGGCGTCAGCATTTGCCGGAAGAAATCAAAGCCTGTATTACAGAGGAAGGGATTCCTTCGTTTAAAGTGTATATGGCTTATAAAGATAGTATTGGCCTTGAAGATGACGCTTTACAAAAAGTGTTTTATGCGGTAGCCGAAGCCGGAGGAATGGTTACGGCTCACTGCGAACTGGGTGACGAGATTGAACAGCTTCGTCGTGATTATGTTCAAAACGGACAGACTACGCCGGAGTATCATCCGCTGTCGCGACCGGCTGAGCTGGAAGCCGGGGCCGTGGAAAAAGCCATTGCAATGGCTGCCCGGGCAAATTGTCCGTTTTATATTGTGCATGTGTCGGCAGCTGGTTCGCTGGAGTTTATACGACAGGCACAGCAACGGAAACAACCCGTTTTTGCCGAGAGCTGTCCGCATTATCTTTTGCTGGATGACAGCCGGTATAAAGGTTCTTTTGAACAAACGGCTCCTTATGTTTTAAGTCCGCCTTTACGTAAAAAATCAGATAACCGGGCTTTATGGCAGGCACTGTCAGACGGGACAATTCAAAGTATGGGGACCGATCACTGCCCGTTTATGATGGAGCAAAAAAGAAACGGATTGCATGATTTCCGGAAAATTGCCAATGGTGCCGGCAGCGTAGAACACCGGCTTACGTTGCTTTATACTTACGGTGTATTACAAAACAAAATAAGCCTGAACCGTTTTGTGGAGTTGATTTCTACCCGGCCGGCGAAGATTTTTGGCCTTTATCCTCAAAAGGGAGCATTACTTCCGGGTGCCGATGCCGATATCGTCATTTGGAATCCTGAAAAGGAAAAAACAATTTCGGCTCAAAATCATATGATGCATTGCGATACGGATATTTATGAAGGATTTAAAACCACCGGTGCCCCCGAATATGTTCTTTCATCGGGTCATGTTGTGGTGGAAAACGGAACATGGAAAGGAAAAGCTGAACCGGGACGGTTTTTAAGAAGAAAACTTTAA
- the porW gene encoding type IX secretion system periplasmic lipoprotein PorW/SprE: MKIKYIHSILFVMLFLGFAWSFSSCSTKRNTAAARGYHNLTSHYNVYWNGEQNLLEAEAFLRSQVKDNYSKVLRVYNYGDKKIGQQMAPRVELTIKKAALTIQDHSMVFGRKEKVKWVEESYLMMGKAFFYKHDFTAARRVFDFVQTKYNYSPIHYRGTLWLAKTYIEMKQFGKAEAALNLLSSQQNEKDFPKEVKNTLPLVYADLYLARGNTAAAYPYLEKSISLVHNKDLLSRVYFILGQINKEEGDLDQASRYFSKVIKRNPPFQMDFEARLYLAKCYDASNGNSKDIMKTLEKMARKNLYSEYRDQIYYAMAEVAEKNKNDSLMVHFLRLSVSYSKNNPFQKSMSSLKLAEDYFQHGKYVLSQAYYDTAVQFLPKDYPDFEQIKNKARVLSQLVENLKTIHIQDSLLRISRMDTAQLYALIDKKIEAYRQQMKEKKKAAEILAANREAGMGSPGSGTSFPTSGPAGGGWYFYNPTALSQGFNEFRKRWGQRKQEDLWCLNDKHTTMATSGVVSGSLSGAEKLSRITRAKRKKPVLTGPETRAYYLKGLLKTPEEFKRADSLIINSYNKLGFLYLEELKDTVDAVKTYLTLQRKYPDNRFKLQNWYALYSIYSARNQTREAEKYKNLILENAPESLYAKVLKNPDYYKKLQAGHREAESLYSRTWKAFERGQYYRVINYADRAMKKYPEDSLVLPKFMYLRALSLGKVELPDTLYQALQQFVKTYPKHPLAEKAKAIIKTLQLEYGIGISEKERQAMLAAQKRKKNTGNYVFKTDAPQQVLLLVNRRMVNGRALKTRLSDFNQKYFRNLPLQINALIFNDKYTLLLVKTFVNVPAAMRYYRRLIRDPYVFSGIRSQNYKVFVISKENYPLFYKNKDIKIYGQFFDEYYK; encoded by the coding sequence TTGAAAATTAAGTACATCCATAGCATTCTTTTCGTTATGCTTTTTCTGGGTTTTGCCTGGAGTTTTTCTTCCTGTTCTACCAAAAGGAATACAGCTGCAGCCCGTGGTTATCATAATCTCACGAGTCATTATAATGTTTATTGGAACGGAGAACAAAATCTTCTTGAAGCGGAAGCATTCCTGCGCAGTCAGGTAAAAGACAACTACAGCAAGGTGCTCCGGGTGTACAATTATGGCGATAAAAAGATCGGGCAGCAAATGGCTCCGCGGGTGGAACTCACCATAAAAAAAGCTGCGCTGACCATTCAGGATCATTCCATGGTTTTTGGCCGTAAAGAAAAAGTGAAATGGGTGGAAGAAAGCTACTTGATGATGGGAAAGGCTTTTTTCTATAAACATGATTTTACGGCAGCCCGCAGGGTTTTTGATTTTGTTCAAACAAAATACAATTACAGTCCTATTCATTATCGCGGAACATTATGGCTGGCCAAAACGTACATCGAAATGAAACAGTTTGGTAAAGCCGAAGCTGCACTGAATTTGCTGTCAAGCCAACAAAACGAGAAAGATTTTCCCAAGGAAGTAAAAAACACGCTGCCATTGGTATATGCTGATTTGTATCTTGCCCGGGGGAATACAGCAGCAGCTTATCCCTATCTGGAAAAAAGTATTTCTCTTGTCCACAATAAAGATCTGCTGAGCCGGGTATATTTTATTCTCGGACAAATCAATAAAGAAGAAGGCGATCTGGATCAGGCTTCCCGTTATTTTTCAAAGGTCATTAAAAGAAATCCGCCGTTTCAAATGGATTTTGAAGCACGATTGTATCTGGCCAAGTGTTACGATGCATCTAACGGCAACAGTAAAGACATCATGAAAACACTGGAAAAAATGGCCCGGAAAAATCTTTACAGCGAATACCGTGACCAGATTTATTATGCAATGGCCGAGGTGGCCGAGAAAAACAAGAACGACAGCTTGATGGTACATTTTTTACGGCTGTCGGTCAGTTACAGTAAAAACAATCCGTTTCAGAAATCCATGTCTTCTCTTAAACTGGCCGAAGATTATTTTCAGCACGGAAAATATGTTTTGTCACAGGCTTACTACGATACGGCGGTGCAATTTCTTCCTAAAGATTATCCTGATTTTGAGCAAATCAAAAACAAAGCCCGGGTATTGTCGCAGTTGGTTGAAAATCTGAAAACCATTCATATCCAGGACAGCTTATTGCGTATCTCCAGAATGGATACGGCACAACTGTATGCGCTGATTGATAAAAAAATAGAAGCCTACCGGCAACAAATGAAAGAGAAGAAAAAAGCAGCGGAAATTTTGGCTGCCAATCGTGAAGCCGGAATGGGTTCTCCGGGTTCGGGAACTTCATTTCCCACAAGTGGTCCGGCCGGAGGCGGATGGTATTTTTATAATCCTACTGCCCTTTCGCAAGGATTTAACGAATTCAGAAAACGTTGGGGTCAGCGAAAACAGGAAGATCTCTGGTGCCTGAACGATAAACACACCACCATGGCTACATCCGGTGTGGTTTCCGGGAGCCTTTCCGGAGCAGAAAAGCTATCGCGGATTACCCGGGCAAAAAGAAAAAAACCGGTATTAACCGGACCCGAAACCAGAGCCTATTACCTGAAAGGATTGCTCAAAACACCGGAAGAATTCAAACGGGCCGATTCACTCATTATCAACAGCTATAATAAGCTTGGATTTCTTTATCTCGAAGAGCTGAAAGATACGGTTGATGCGGTAAAAACATATCTCACTTTGCAGAGAAAATATCCGGATAACCGGTTTAAACTACAAAACTGGTATGCCCTTTACAGTATTTATTCTGCACGTAACCAAACCCGCGAAGCCGAAAAATATAAGAATCTCATTTTAGAGAATGCACCGGAAAGCCTGTATGCCAAAGTGCTAAAGAATCCTGACTATTATAAAAAACTGCAAGCCGGACATCGCGAAGCGGAAAGCTTATACAGCCGGACCTGGAAAGCTTTTGAACGCGGACAGTATTACCGGGTGATCAATTATGCCGACCGGGCAATGAAAAAATATCCGGAAGATTCGCTGGTTCTTCCGAAATTTATGTATTTGCGGGCACTCTCGCTAGGAAAAGTAGAACTTCCGGATACGTTGTACCAGGCTTTACAACAGTTTGTTAAGACGTACCCGAAACATCCGTTGGCTGAAAAAGCCAAAGCCATCATAAAAACCCTTCAGTTGGAATATGGTATCGGTATTAGCGAAAAAGAGCGCCAGGCGATGCTGGCTGCCCAAAAGCGAAAGAAAAACACAGGAAATTACGTGTTTAAAACCGATGCACCACAACAAGTGCTGCTGTTGGTAAACCGACGGATGGTAAATGGCCGGGCGCTGAAAACAAGGTTGTCTGATTTTAACCAAAAATATTTCCGTAACCTGCCCTTGCAGATTAATGCGCTGATATTTAATGACAAATATACTTTGCTGTTGGTGAAAACATTTGTCAATGTGCCTGCAGCCATGCGTTATTACCGCCGGTTAATTCGCGATCCTTACGTGTTTTCAGGAATTCGCAGCCAAAATTATAAGGTATTTGTTATCTCAAAAGAAAATTATCCTTTATTTTACAAAAACAAAGACATCAAAATATACGGGCAATTTTTTGATGAATATTACAAATAA
- a CDS encoding bactofilin family protein → MKKYSNGNGESQVPNIISLGTKVTGEIESDGDVRIDGFLTGKIHAKGKVVIGKDGVVDGEIYCKNTDISGKVNATMEVKEVTVLKATAVFTGKITTSKISIETGALFTGECVMSGTGTAKAKNETKKG, encoded by the coding sequence ATGAAAAAATATTCAAATGGAAACGGAGAATCACAGGTTCCGAATATTATTTCGCTCGGGACAAAGGTAACCGGCGAAATTGAATCGGATGGAGATGTTCGTATTGACGGTTTCCTTACGGGGAAAATTCATGCCAAAGGAAAAGTGGTTATTGGTAAAGATGGCGTGGTAGATGGTGAGATTTATTGTAAAAATACCGATATATCCGGTAAAGTAAATGCTACCATGGAAGTAAAAGAAGTAACGGTTTTAAAAGCCACAGCTGTTTTTACCGGAAAAATTACCACATCTAAAATATCTATCGAAACCGGAGCGCTTTTTACAGGCGAATGTGTGATGTCCGGAACAGGAACTGCCAAGGCAAAAAATGAAACAAAAAAAGGATAA
- a CDS encoding AtpZ/AtpI family protein, which translates to MKQKKDKKDALKAYAVYSALGMQMAVIVVAGAFGGRALDKWGQWHFPVFTVVLTLLSIVLSILYGMREFFKQDKKRDE; encoded by the coding sequence ATGAAACAAAAAAAGGATAAAAAAGACGCTTTGAAAGCCTATGCCGTATATTCGGCACTCGGTATGCAAATGGCCGTGATTGTGGTAGCCGGTGCTTTTGGCGGCCGGGCACTGGATAAATGGGGCCAGTGGCATTTTCCGGTGTTTACCGTGGTGCTGACCCTGCTGTCGATCGTCCTTTCTATTCTTTACGGAATGCGTGAATTTTTTAAACAGGATAAAAAAAGAGATGAATAA
- the greA gene encoding transcription elongation factor GreA, with protein sequence MAESRYYTEEGLKKLKDELDYLTSVERRKISEAIAEARDKGDLSENAEYDAAKEAQGMLEMKIAKLQEIIAHARIIDESKMDSSKVLILSKVKIKNLKNGATMSYTLVPEKEADLKSGKISVNSPIAKGLLGKSVGDVVEIKVPAGNIQFEIIEISR encoded by the coding sequence ATGGCAGAATCAAGATATTATACTGAAGAAGGACTAAAAAAATTGAAAGACGAGCTGGATTATCTCACCAGTGTGGAACGCCGGAAAATTTCAGAGGCTATTGCCGAAGCCCGGGATAAAGGTGACCTTTCCGAAAATGCCGAATACGATGCTGCCAAAGAAGCACAGGGGATGCTGGAGATGAAAATAGCCAAACTCCAGGAAATTATTGCCCATGCCCGTATTATTGACGAATCAAAAATGGACAGCTCTAAAGTGCTGATTCTTTCTAAAGTAAAAATTAAAAACCTGAAAAACGGCGCTACCATGTCTTATACACTGGTTCCTGAAAAAGAAGCTGATCTGAAAAGCGGGAAAATTTCAGTGAATTCTCCTATTGCCAAAGGATTACTCGGAAAGTCGGTAGGCGATGTGGTGGAAATTAAAGTGCCGGCCGGAAATATCCAGTTCGAGATCATCGAAATATCGAGATAA